GCGGGGCGAGGCGTACCTCGTGGCACGCACCGGCGGGACGGTGCTGGTGACCGGGGTGGGGCGGTGAGGACCCGGGCGCGTCCGGCCGCGCCCGGCCATTAGGATCGGCGGTCTGATGACTGCCACCCTCGTCGCCAAGAACCTCGCCGCCGGGCACGGAGACCGCTCCCTGTTCACCGGTCTCGACCTCGTCGTCGCCCCCGGCGACGTGATCGGCCTGGTCGGCGCCAACGGCGCGGGCAAGTCCACGCTGCTGCGCCTGCTCGCCGGACTCACCGCACCGGAACACGGCGAGCTGCGCCTCTCCCCGCCCGCCGCGACCGTCGGACACCTCCCGCAGGAGCCGGAGCGCCGGCCGGGCGAGAGCGTGCGGGATTTCCTGGCCCGCCGCACCGGCGTCGCCGATGCCCAGCGGGCGATGGACGAGGCCACCCAGGCCCTGGTGGACGGAGCGCCGGGCGCGGACGACGCGTACGCCACGAGTCTGGAGCGCTGGCTGTCCCTGGGCGGCGCCGACCTCGACGAGCGGGCCGAGGAGGTCGCCGGCACCCTCGGCCTGGCCGTCGGCCCGGAACAGCCGATGACGTCCCTGTCCGGCGGCCAGGCGGCCCGCGCGGGCCTCGCCTCCCTCCTCCTGTCCCGCTACGACGTCTTCCTCCTCGACGAGCCGACCAACGACCTCGACCTGGACGGACTGGAACGCCTCGAGCACTTCGTGACCGGACTGCGTGCCGGGACCGTCGTGGTCAGCCACGACCGCGAGTTCCTCACCCGCACGGTCACCAAGGTCCTCGAACTCGACCTGGCCCAGCGCCGGATCAACCTCTACGGCGGTGGCTACGAGGCCTATCTGGAGGAGCGGGACGTGGCCCGCCGGCACGCCCGTGACGACTACGAGGAGTACGCCGACAAGAAGGCCGCCCTCCAGGACCGGGCGCAGACCCAGCGGGCCTGGATGGACAAGGGCGTGAAGAACGCCCGCCGCAAGGCGGGCGGCGACAACGACAAGATCGGCCGCAAGTTCCGCAGCGAGGCCAGCGAGAAGCAGGCCGCGAAGGCGCGTCAGACGCAGCGCATGATCGAGCGCCTGGAGGTGGTCGAGGAGCCGCGCAAGGAGTGGGAGCTGCGCATGGAGATCGCCTCGGCCCCCCGCTCGGGCGCGGTCGTCGCCACCCTCCGGGACGCGGAGGTCCGGCGCGGCGGCTTCACCCTGGGACCGGTGTCGCTGCAGATCGACTGGGCGGACCGGGTGGCCGTCACGGGCGCCAACGGCGCGGGCAAGTCCACCCTGCTCGGCGCCCTGCTGGGCCGCGTACCGCTCGACGCGGGGCACGCCGCCCTGGGTTCCGGGGTCCTGCTCGGCGAGGTCGACCAGGCCCGCGCGCTGTTCCACGGCCCGGAGAGCCTGCTCGACGCGTTCCGCCCGGCGGTGCCGGACTTGGAACCGGCCGACATCCGCACCCTGCTGGCCAAGTTCGGCCTCAAGGCGGACCATGTGACGCGCCCCGCGGCCACCCTCTCCCCGGGCGAACGCACCCGCGCCGCCCTCGCCCTCCTGCAGGGCAGGGGCGTCAACCTCCTGGTGCTCGACGAGCCGACCAACCACCTGGACCTGCCGGCCATCGAACAACTCGAATCGGCCCTGAACGCCTACGAGGGCACCCTCCTGCTCATCACCCACGACCGCCGCATGCTCGACGCGGTCCGGGTGACCCGGCGCCTGGAGGTCGCCGACGGCAAGGTCACCGAGCGCTAGGCCCTTGGCCCCGAGAGCCCAGCCGCCGCGCCAGGCGCAGGTAGTCGACGACGAAGCCGTCCTCGTCGAGTGCGAGATCGCTGCGGAAGTCCCCGGACGCGTAACGGACGCGCCGGGGCCCGAGATGCGTGTACGTCTGCCGTGACGGCCGCACCGCCAGGTCGGGCACGGACACCCACGCCATCAGGAACTCCCGTTCGCCCGGGGCGCGGTGCAGGCCGTGCCGCAGCACCGGCATGGTGTTGGTCAGCGGGCACAGCCCCAGGTCGCAGTCGAGGGCGCCGTCCAGGCCGTCGAGCCGCTCGCCGTCGGCGCTCCAGCCGCCCCGGACGTCGTGGCGCAGGTCCAGCGAGCGGCTGCCGGAGGCGTCCTCGGCGGTCACCCGCAGCCGCCGGGTGACGAAGCCGGCCCCGGTCACCAGCTCATAGGTGATCCAGTACGGCTCCGGAAGGGTCCCGACGGCCCGCCCGCGGGCCCGCAGGGCGTCCCCGCCGAGTTCGGCCCAGGCGGTCTCGTACCCCCCGCTCGCCGTGACCTCCCAGGTGATGACGCGTGATGTCGGCATGCCGGCACTCTACGAGCGGTGCGGGCCCGCCGTGCGGACCACGCCGGGCCGGTGTCCCCGCCGTCACGGCGGAGCACACCGGCCCGGGTCGGCTCAGCGCCTGCCGTTCTTGGGGTCGACCAGACCGGCCCGGCGCAGCGCGTCGGCCATCGCGCCGTTCGCCGGCGCGGGGGCCTGGCGCGAGCCGCCGCCGCGGCCCTGGCGCTGCTGCGGCGGACGCCCGCCGCGCTGCCGCCGCTCCCCGGAGGGCGCCTGACCCTGCGGCGCGGCCTCGTCGTCCAGGCGCAGCGTCAGCGAGATCCGCTTCCGCGGGACGTCCACGTCGAGCACCTTCACCTTGACGATGTCCCCCGGCTTCACCACGTCCCGCGGGTCCTTCACGAACGTCTTCGACATCGCGGAGACGTGCACCAGGCCGTCCTGGTGCACACCGACGTCCACGAACGCGCCGAACGCGGCGACGTTGGTGACGACGCCCTCCAGCACCATCCCCGAGGAGAGGTCGGCGATCTTCTCCACGCCCTCCTTGAAGACGGCCGTCTTGAACGCCGGCCGCGGGTCCCGCCCGGGCTTCTCCAGCTCCTTGAGGATGTCGCTCACGGTGGGCAGACCGAACGTCTCGTCCACGAAGTCCGGCGCCCGCAGCGACCGCAGCACCGCGGTGTTGCCGATCAGCGCGGCGACCTCCGCCCCGGAGGACGCCACCATCCGCCGCACGACCGGGTACGCCTCCGGGTGCACACTGGACGCGTCCAGCGGGTCGTCCCCGCCGCGGATCCGCAGGAAGCCCGCGCACTGCTCGTAGGCCTTCGGGCCGAGCCGGCTCACCTTCTTCAGCTCGCCGCGCGACCGGAACGGTCCGTTGCCGTCCCGGTGCGCCACGATGTTCTCGGCCAGCCCCGACGTGATGCCGGAGACCCGGGCGAGCAGCGGCGCGGACGCGGTGTTGACGTCCACACCCACGCCGTTCACACAGTCCTCCACCACCGCGTCCAGCGAGCGCGACAGCTTCACCTCGGACAGGTCGTGCTGGTACTGGCCCACCCCGATCGACTTGGGGTCGATCTTCACCAGCTCCGCCAGCGGGTCCTGCAGCCGCCGCGCGATCGACACCGCGCCGCGCAGCGACACGTCCATGTCGGGCAGTTCCTGGGAGGCGAAGGCGGAGGCCGAGTACACGGAGGCGCCCGCCTCGGAGACCATCACCTTGGTCAGCTTCAGCTCGGGGTGCCGGGTGATGAGTTCACCGGCGAGCTTGTCGGTCTCGCGGGACGCCGTACCGTTGCCGATCGCGATCAGCTCGACCGCGTGCTCCTTCGCCAGCCGCGCCAGCTTGGCGACGGCCTCGTCCCAGCGGTTCGCCGGGACGTGCGGGTGGATCACGTCCGTGGCGACGACCTTGCCGGTCGCGTCCACCACGGCGACCTTCACGCCCGTGCGGAAGCCCGGGTCCAGGCCGAGCGTCGCGCGGGTGCCCGCCGGGGCGGCGAGCAGCAGGTCGCGCAGATTGGCCGCGAAGACCCGCACCGCCTCGTCCTCGGCCGCCGTACGCAGCCGCAGCCTGAGGTCGATGCCGAGGTGCACCAGGATGCGGGTGCGCCAGGCCCAGCGGACCGTGTCGCCCAGCCACTTGTCACCCGGACGCCCCCGCTGGGCGATCCCGAACCGGCCGGCGACGATCCCCTCGTACGACGACGGCCCGTCCGTGGGCTCCTCCGGCTGCAGGACGAGGTCGAGGACCTCCTCCTTCTCGCCGCGCAGCATCGCCAGCACCCGGTGGGAGGGCAGCTCGGTGAACGGTTCGGCGAAGTCGAAGTAGTCGGAGAACTTGGCGCCCGCCTCCTCCTTGCCCTCGCGGACCTTCGCGACCAGCCGCCCGCGCACCCACATGCGCTCGCGCAGCTCGCCGATCAGGTCGGCGTCCTCCGAGAACCGCTCGGTGAGGATGGCCCGCGCGCCCTCCAGCGCCGCCCCCGGGTCGGCGACGCCCTTGCCGGCGTCGACGAACGCGGCGGCCGCGGCGAGGGGGTCGACGCCCGGGTCGCCGAGCAGCCCCTCCGCCAGCGGCTCCAGCCCCGCCTCGCGGGCGATCTGCGCCTTGGTGCGGCGCTTGGGCTTGTACGGCAGATAGATGTCCTCCAGGCGCGCCTTGGTCTCCGCGCCCCGGATGCTCGCCTCCAGCTCGTCGGTGAGCTTGCCCTGCTCGCGCACCGACTCCAGGATCGCCGTCCGGCGCTCCTCCAGCTCCCGCAGATAGCGCAGCCGCTCCTCGAGCGTGCGCAGCTGCGCGTCGTCGAGCATCTCGGTCGCTTCCTTGCGGTAGCGGGCGATGAAGGGCACGGTCGAACCGCCGTCGAGCAGCTCCACCGCGGCTCTGACCTGCCGCTCCCGTACGCCGAGTTCCTCGGCGATCCTGCCTTCGATGGACCCT
The Streptomyces fungicidicus DNA segment above includes these coding regions:
- a CDS encoding Tex family protein, which encodes MTTPLTGSIEGRIAEELGVRERQVRAAVELLDGGSTVPFIARYRKEATEMLDDAQLRTLEERLRYLRELEERRTAILESVREQGKLTDELEASIRGAETKARLEDIYLPYKPKRRTKAQIAREAGLEPLAEGLLGDPGVDPLAAAAAFVDAGKGVADPGAALEGARAILTERFSEDADLIGELRERMWVRGRLVAKVREGKEEAGAKFSDYFDFAEPFTELPSHRVLAMLRGEKEEVLDLVLQPEEPTDGPSSYEGIVAGRFGIAQRGRPGDKWLGDTVRWAWRTRILVHLGIDLRLRLRTAAEDEAVRVFAANLRDLLLAAPAGTRATLGLDPGFRTGVKVAVVDATGKVVATDVIHPHVPANRWDEAVAKLARLAKEHAVELIAIGNGTASRETDKLAGELITRHPELKLTKVMVSEAGASVYSASAFASQELPDMDVSLRGAVSIARRLQDPLAELVKIDPKSIGVGQYQHDLSEVKLSRSLDAVVEDCVNGVGVDVNTASAPLLARVSGITSGLAENIVAHRDGNGPFRSRGELKKVSRLGPKAYEQCAGFLRIRGGDDPLDASSVHPEAYPVVRRMVASSGAEVAALIGNTAVLRSLRAPDFVDETFGLPTVSDILKELEKPGRDPRPAFKTAVFKEGVEKIADLSSGMVLEGVVTNVAAFGAFVDVGVHQDGLVHVSAMSKTFVKDPRDVVKPGDIVKVKVLDVDVPRKRISLTLRLDDEAAPQGQAPSGERRQRGGRPPQQRQGRGGGSRQAPAPANGAMADALRRAGLVDPKNGRR
- a CDS encoding putative glycolipid-binding domain-containing protein; protein product: MPTSRVITWEVTASGGYETAWAELGGDALRARGRAVGTLPEPYWITYELVTGAGFVTRRLRVTAEDASGSRSLDLRHDVRGGWSADGERLDGLDGALDCDLGLCPLTNTMPVLRHGLHRAPGEREFLMAWVSVPDLAVRPSRQTYTHLGPRRVRYASGDFRSDLALDEDGFVVDYLRLARRLGSRGQGPSAR
- a CDS encoding ABC-F family ATP-binding cassette domain-containing protein gives rise to the protein MTATLVAKNLAAGHGDRSLFTGLDLVVAPGDVIGLVGANGAGKSTLLRLLAGLTAPEHGELRLSPPAATVGHLPQEPERRPGESVRDFLARRTGVADAQRAMDEATQALVDGAPGADDAYATSLERWLSLGGADLDERAEEVAGTLGLAVGPEQPMTSLSGGQAARAGLASLLLSRYDVFLLDEPTNDLDLDGLERLEHFVTGLRAGTVVVSHDREFLTRTVTKVLELDLAQRRINLYGGGYEAYLEERDVARRHARDDYEEYADKKAALQDRAQTQRAWMDKGVKNARRKAGGDNDKIGRKFRSEASEKQAAKARQTQRMIERLEVVEEPRKEWELRMEIASAPRSGAVVATLRDAEVRRGGFTLGPVSLQIDWADRVAVTGANGAGKSTLLGALLGRVPLDAGHAALGSGVLLGEVDQARALFHGPESLLDAFRPAVPDLEPADIRTLLAKFGLKADHVTRPAATLSPGERTRAALALLQGRGVNLLVLDEPTNHLDLPAIEQLESALNAYEGTLLLITHDRRMLDAVRVTRRLEVADGKVTER